In Eubalaena glacialis isolate mEubGla1 chromosome 3, mEubGla1.1.hap2.+ XY, whole genome shotgun sequence, the following are encoded in one genomic region:
- the LY9 gene encoding T-lymphocyte surface antigen Ly-9: MASPRRQTDGWALQPFFNKPPKSQPHISSPFLWTTLLFLLMGLGASEKDSAPTVVKGILGGSVILSLNISVDTEIEHIAWSGPQEALALADARGKIIFIDKSYQGRINITQNNSLSINKLTLKDAGSYKAQINQKNSEVTTSEKFTLSIYEQLQEPRVTVKSVNMSENASCNITLVCSVKGAGEDVQYYWTSRDPHASESWVGPSLTISWLPCDSDLPYICRAKNPVSQSSSRPVHAWQFCTDLGASRGGPMGETVAGILGESITLSLALPHSQHIDNVVWMFNTSIISKEWGEEATANQLTKFKDPNQNTAWVSSQDYSLKIGQLKMEDAGPYHAYVCSNARVASTKHINLSIYRRLKKPKVTGSLGLTEDGVCRVSLTCSVEDSGHNVTYRWSPLQKGAVVSQGGAHLSVSWRSGEKHPSFTCRASNPVSNSSQQFLSKDLCPGCSPVQPDLRALRPERRTALLFGLSLMVLFTLLCFGISGWCFWKKKGRCSAPAFSSSQVEAPADTPGYEKVDTFPKTARHVSDSSSDSNGTTEQDEERTERHQPVNGRDQVCDLVTQEDAGHDSDSEGQAEYDLVTPDDTAPALAIEGETVYTQVFLDFQRQTPVPQKKERSATIYCSIQKSQKVVPAPQQNDLESPEISTYENVP, translated from the exons ATGGCGAGCCCAAGGAGACAAACAGATGGCTGGGCTCTACAACCTTTCTTCAATAAGCCACCAAAGAGTCAGCCACACATATCCTCTCCCTTTCTATGGACCACTCTCCTCTTCCTGCTCATGG GGCTAGGAGCCTCTGAAAAGGACTCAGCCCCAACAGTGGTGAAAGGGATTCTAGGGGGTTCGGTGATTCTCTCCCTGAACATTTCAGTAGACACAGAAATTGAGCACATCGCCTGGAGTGGTCCCCAAGAAGCTTTGGCTTTAgcagatgcaagaggaaagattATCTTTATAGACAAAAGCTACCAGGGGCGAATAAACATCACCCAGAACAACTCCTTGTCTATCAACAAGCTGACTCTGAAAGATGCAGGATCCTACAAAGCCCAGATAAACCAAAAGAATTCTGAAGTCACCACAAGTGAGAAATTCACCCTGTCTATCTATG AACAGCTGCAGGAGCCCCGAGTCACCGTGAAGTCTGTGAACATGTCTGAGAACGCCTCCTGTAACATCACCCTGGTATGCTCCGTGAAGGGGGCAGGGGAAGATGTTCAGTACTACTGGACTTCGAGGGATCCCCATGCTTCTGAATCCTGGGTGGGGCCTAGTCTCACCATCTCTTGGTTGCCCTGTGACTCAGACCTGCCATACATCTGCAGAGCCAAGAACCCAGTCAGCCAGAGCAGCTCCCGCCCTGTCCATGCCTGGCAGTTCTGTACAG ATCTAGGAGCTTCCAGAGGAGGACCAATGGGGGAGACAGTGGCGGGGATCCTGGGGGAGTCCATCACCCTGTCCCTGGCGCTCCCACACAGTCAGCACATAGACAACGTTGTCTGGATGTTTAACACCTCTATTATCAGCAAAGAGTGGGGAGAAGAAGCAACAGCCAATCAACTCACTAAGTTCAAGGATCCAAATCAGAACACGGCATGGGTCTCCAGCCAGGACTACTCCCTAAAGATTGGCCAGTTGAAGATGGAGGACGCCGGCCCCTACCACGCCTATGTGTGCTCAAACGCCAGAGTTGCCAGCACAAAACATATCAACCTGAGCATCTACC GGAGGCTGAAGAAGCCAAAAGTCACCGGGAGCCTCGGGCTCACAGAGGACGGCGTCTGCAGGGTCAGCCTGACATGCTCAGTGGAGGACAGTGGACACAACGTGACATACAGATGGAGCCCCCTACAGAAAGGAGCTGTCGTGTCCCAAGGGGGAGCTCACCTCAGCGTCTCCTGGAGAAGTGGAGAAAAACACCCCAGCTTCACGTGCAGAGCCAGCAATCCTGTCAGCAACAGCTCCCAGCAGTTTCTTTCTAAGGACCTCTGTCCAGGTTGCTCTCCTGTTCAGCCAGACCTCAGAGCCTTGA GACCTGAGAGAAGGACAGCACTTTTGTTTGGGCTCTCCCTGATGGTTCTTTTCACCCTTCTGTGCTTTGGGATCTCTGGCTGGTGcttttggaagaaaaaaggaCGAT GTTCAGCCCCAGCCTTCAGTTCCAGTCAAGTTGAGGCTCCAGCTGACACACCAG GGTATGAGAAGGTGGACACTTTCCCTAAGACTGCCAGGCACGTCTCCGACAGCAGCTCTGACAGCAATGGAACAACTGAGCAGGATGAGGAGAGGACAGAGAGGCACCAACCTGTCAATGGaagagaccaggtgtgtgatttgGTCACTCAGGAGGATGCTGGACATGACTCGGACTCTGAGGGGCAAGCAGAGTACGATCTCGTCACTCCAGATGACACGGCACCGGCACTTGCGATTGAAGGGGAAACTGTGTATACACAGGTGTTCCTTGACTTTCAG AGACAGACCCCAGTTCCTCAGAAGAAAGAGAGGTCAGCCACAATCTACTGCTCTATACAGaaatctcagaag GTGGTGCCAGCACCGCAACAGAATGATCTTGAGTCTCCTGAAATATCTACCTATGAAAATGTCCCCTGA
- the CD244 gene encoding natural killer cell receptor 2B4, giving the protein MLGQALTLTLLLLIKGHRGQGSADHVVGISGESVWLRPPSIQIRTYSVKWKMQPDSNSSCFLIHSWKNVSSQSDVGKSLNWTPNHFNNRLSFISENLTLLIMAVQQQDSGLYLLEVTEDTGKVWRHKFQVSVFDRVEKPQLVERWKVLDRGMCQVTLSCSVSRGGDVSYAWYKGTELIQTPKNLTKLEEQIDVSGLHTYTCNVSNPVSWANHTLQLTQGCLNAHPNFIFLSIFVSIVILLTALFLGTLTCFCVRRWKRKQSQTRPEEFLTIYEDVNNVQTRRNQEQNSPGEGHTIYSMIQSQSSASTSQDNANTLYSLVQSSWKSGSKKTNRNTSFNKTVYEEVGKRASKAENPARLSRRELENFGVYP; this is encoded by the exons GTTCTGCTGATCATGTGGTTGGAATCTCGGGAGAGTCTGTCTGGTTACGGCCCCCCAGCATACAGATAAGGACATACTCTGTTAAATGGAAGATGCAGCCAGACTCAAATTCAAGCTGTTTTTTGATACACTCTTGGAAGAATGTTTCCAGCCAGAGCGATGTAGGGAAGAGTTTGAATTGGACTCCAAATCATTTCAACAATAGACTCAGCTTTATAAGCGAAAACTTAACTCTTCTCATCATGGCAGTTCAGCAGCAGGACAGTGGCCTCTACCTCCTGGAGGTCACTGAAGACACTGGGAAGGTTTGGAGACATAAGTTCCAGGTTTCTGTATTTG ATCGTGTTGAGAAGCCCCAGCTGGTGGAGAGGTGGAAGGTCCTGGACAGGGGGATGTGCCAAGTGACTCTATCCTGCTCAGTCTCCAGAGGTGGTGATGTGAGCTATGCTTGGTATAAAGGGACTGAGCTGATTCAGACACCCAAGAACCTCACCAAACTGGAGGAGCAGATTGATGTCAGTGGTTTGCACACATACACCTGCAATGTTAGCAACCCTGTCAGCTGGGCAAACCACACCCTCCAACTCACACAGGGCTGTCTGAATGCCCACCCGA ATTTCATCTTTCTGTCCATTTTCGTGAGCATCGTGATTCTCCTAACGGCATTGTTCCTGGGCACCCTCACCTGCTTCTGTGTGCGGAGGTGGAAGAGGAAGCAGTCAC AGACCAGACCAGAGGAATTTCTGACGATCTATGAAGATGTCAACAACGTGCAAACCAGGAGAAATCAA GAGCAGAATTCCCCTGGAGAAGGGCACACCATCTACTCCATGATCCAGTCCCAG tcTTCTGCTTCCACATCACAAGATAATGCAAATACATTGTATTCATTAGTACAGTCTTCCTGGAAG TCTGGATCCAAGAAGACGAACCGCAACACTTCCTTCAATAAAACTGTCTATGAAGAG GTGGGAAAGAGAGCATCCAAAGCTGAGAACCCTGCTCGACTGAGCCGCAGGGAGCTGGAGAACTTCGGTGTATATCCTTAG